A single Phoenix dactylifera cultivar Barhee BC4 chromosome 1, palm_55x_up_171113_PBpolish2nd_filt_p, whole genome shotgun sequence DNA region contains:
- the LOC103706081 gene encoding ankyrin repeat protein SKIP35-like isoform X2 — translation MFLFCKAQGAWKGSAMEAIKHASGAIAGVEQVSTIWFLYTQQDLAKATQLIKRIVSNGAHDFTKVTCQTSFLASCVLATLNCMMNFSDTKTGMIERVKEHLQAYEGAVPMKAKWSVNLEKFISWAFYLIEFHRRNQGNRDKDIQSIFETQLQLSAFKTFLNIARENIMGQNFGLAFDAACFSLSLLSNSVNHGWSSGVARDAVLELLGFLVEGSVEIVNQCFMKAARFGSTELVSILLQIAQARGLHVNVNFALFAASEYSHINTMECLVTEGHATYFFGPLMTAARSGCMPVVQWFVKRGCTEMELCYALTAATSNNQVAIISYLLQCIPQQMLNLFSFEILKSVGEERPDSFEGVNFLLSSDFLRDPIATYAFANRLATSNEEAITPELKVFLLEHWSAEAFVEGMRAGEVHYVNLMRILRRGKSEICLRELPPPLVIVIAYLPLYRECLASSGSLLPQRLRGELMVAARRLSNWAVDEMSEKRELLEILQQHMPCF, via the exons atgtttttattttgtaaaGCACAGGGAGCATGGAAAGGATCGGCCATGGAGGCAATAAAGCACGCGAGTGGGGCAATAGCGGGCGTTGAACAAG TAAGTACTATTTGGTTTCTATACACTCAACAAGATTTGGCTAAAGCTACTCAGTTGATAAAAAGGATCGTCTCAAATGGAGCGCATGATTTCACAAAGGTGACTTGTCAGACATCTTTTCTTGCATCGTGCGTTTTGGCTACCCTAAATTGCATGATGAACTTTTCAGATACCAAAACCGGCATGATTGAGAG GGTGAAAGAACACCTCCAAGCATATGAAGGTGCTGTGCCTATGAAGGCCAAGTGGAGTGTCAATCTTGAAAAATTCATTTCTTGGGCATTTTATCTGATCGAATTCCATAGGCGCAATCAAGGAAATAGGGACAAAGATATCCAATCAATCTTCGAAACCCAGCTACAATTGTCAGCATTTAAGACTTTTTTGAATATTGCTAGAGAAAACATTATGGGACAGAACTTTGGTCTGGCCTTTGATGCAGCCTGCTTTTCACTCTCTCTCTTGTCCAACTCAGTTAACCATGGCTGGTCATCTGGAGTAGCAAGAGATGCAGTACTGGAGTTACTAGGTTTCTTGGTGGAGGGGAGTGTGGAAATTGTCAACCAATGCTTTATGAAAGCTGCTCGATTTGGGAGCACAGAACTTGTAAGCATTTTATTGCAG ATAGCTCAAGCTAGaggtttgcatgtgaatgtcaATTTTGCCCTTTTTGCTGCCTCTGAATACTCTCACATCAACACCATGGAGTGTCTCGTCACAGAGGGGCATGCAACGTACTTCTTCGGGCCCCTGATGACAGCTGCCAGGAGTGGTTGCATGCCAGTTGTCCAGTGGTTTGTCAAGCGAGGATGTACTGAGATGGAGCTCTGTTATGCCCTCACTGCTGCCACTTCAAACAACCAAGTTGCCATCATCAGCTACCTCCTCCAATGCATCCCCCAACAGATGCTCAACCTTTTCAGCTTTGAGATCCTGAAGTCTGTGGGGGAGGAGAGGCCTGACTCCTTCGAAGGTGTTAACTTTCTTCTTAGTTCTGATTTTCTCAGAGACCCTATTGCAACGTATGCATTTGCCAACAGACTTGCAACATCAAATGAGGAGGCCATCACACCTGAGCTGAAGGTTTTTTTACTTGAACATTGGTCCGCGGAGGCATTTGTTGAGGGAATGAGAGCTGGAGAGGTCCATTATGTGAACTTGATGAGGATTCTCAGGAGAGGCAAGTCGGAGATTTGTCTGAGAGAGTTGCCGCCACCACTGGTAATTGTTATAGCATACCTGCCATTGTACAGGGAGTGTTTGGCATCCAGTGGGTCATTGCTACCTCAGAGGCTGAGGGGGGAGCTCATGGTGGCGGCGAGGAGGCTTAGCAATTGGGCAGTGGATGAAATGAGCGAGAAGAGAGAGCTTTTAGAGATCTTGCAGCAGCACATGCCATGTTTCTGA
- the LOC103706081 gene encoding ankyrin repeat protein SKIP35-like isoform X3: protein MEAIKHASGAIAGVEQVSTIWFLYTQQDLAKATQLIKRIVSNGAHDFTKVTCQTSFLASCVLATLNCMMNFSDTKTGMIERVKEHLQAYEGAVPMKAKWSVNLEKFISWAFYLIEFHRRNQGNRDKDIQSIFETQLQLSAFKTFLNIARENIMGQNFGLAFDAACFSLSLLSNSVNHGWSSGVARDAVLELLGFLVEGSVEIVNQCFMKAARFGSTELVSILLQIAQARGLHVNVNFALFAASEYSHINTMECLVTEGHATYFFGPLMTAARSGCMPVVQWFVKRGCTEMELCYALTAATSNNQVAIISYLLQCIPQQMLNLFSFEILKSVGEERPDSFEGVNFLLSSDFLRDPIATYAFANRLATSNEEAITPELKVFLLEHWSAEAFVEGMRAGEVHYVNLMRILRRGKSEICLRELPPPLVIVIAYLPLYRECLASSGSLLPQRLRGELMVAARRLSNWAVDEMSEKRELLEILQQHMPCF, encoded by the exons ATGGAGGCAATAAAGCACGCGAGTGGGGCAATAGCGGGCGTTGAACAAG TAAGTACTATTTGGTTTCTATACACTCAACAAGATTTGGCTAAAGCTACTCAGTTGATAAAAAGGATCGTCTCAAATGGAGCGCATGATTTCACAAAGGTGACTTGTCAGACATCTTTTCTTGCATCGTGCGTTTTGGCTACCCTAAATTGCATGATGAACTTTTCAGATACCAAAACCGGCATGATTGAGAG GGTGAAAGAACACCTCCAAGCATATGAAGGTGCTGTGCCTATGAAGGCCAAGTGGAGTGTCAATCTTGAAAAATTCATTTCTTGGGCATTTTATCTGATCGAATTCCATAGGCGCAATCAAGGAAATAGGGACAAAGATATCCAATCAATCTTCGAAACCCAGCTACAATTGTCAGCATTTAAGACTTTTTTGAATATTGCTAGAGAAAACATTATGGGACAGAACTTTGGTCTGGCCTTTGATGCAGCCTGCTTTTCACTCTCTCTCTTGTCCAACTCAGTTAACCATGGCTGGTCATCTGGAGTAGCAAGAGATGCAGTACTGGAGTTACTAGGTTTCTTGGTGGAGGGGAGTGTGGAAATTGTCAACCAATGCTTTATGAAAGCTGCTCGATTTGGGAGCACAGAACTTGTAAGCATTTTATTGCAG ATAGCTCAAGCTAGaggtttgcatgtgaatgtcaATTTTGCCCTTTTTGCTGCCTCTGAATACTCTCACATCAACACCATGGAGTGTCTCGTCACAGAGGGGCATGCAACGTACTTCTTCGGGCCCCTGATGACAGCTGCCAGGAGTGGTTGCATGCCAGTTGTCCAGTGGTTTGTCAAGCGAGGATGTACTGAGATGGAGCTCTGTTATGCCCTCACTGCTGCCACTTCAAACAACCAAGTTGCCATCATCAGCTACCTCCTCCAATGCATCCCCCAACAGATGCTCAACCTTTTCAGCTTTGAGATCCTGAAGTCTGTGGGGGAGGAGAGGCCTGACTCCTTCGAAGGTGTTAACTTTCTTCTTAGTTCTGATTTTCTCAGAGACCCTATTGCAACGTATGCATTTGCCAACAGACTTGCAACATCAAATGAGGAGGCCATCACACCTGAGCTGAAGGTTTTTTTACTTGAACATTGGTCCGCGGAGGCATTTGTTGAGGGAATGAGAGCTGGAGAGGTCCATTATGTGAACTTGATGAGGATTCTCAGGAGAGGCAAGTCGGAGATTTGTCTGAGAGAGTTGCCGCCACCACTGGTAATTGTTATAGCATACCTGCCATTGTACAGGGAGTGTTTGGCATCCAGTGGGTCATTGCTACCTCAGAGGCTGAGGGGGGAGCTCATGGTGGCGGCGAGGAGGCTTAGCAATTGGGCAGTGGATGAAATGAGCGAGAAGAGAGAGCTTTTAGAGATCTTGCAGCAGCACATGCCATGTTTCTGA
- the LOC103706081 gene encoding ankyrin repeat protein SKIP35-like isoform X1 has product MLEKGEERNIVFLRKSFLSKDHRCSINCTRWGKSLLSRKSPMAEEFDNSSNDEEFQRGKRRKLGGVYGRFQRALQSHDWDLAESLILSIDLQYRNIGLCMAVSTIWFLYTQQDLAKATQLIKRIVSNGAHDFTKVTCQTSFLASCVLATLNCMMNFSDTKTGMIERVKEHLQAYEGAVPMKAKWSVNLEKFISWAFYLIEFHRRNQGNRDKDIQSIFETQLQLSAFKTFLNIARENIMGQNFGLAFDAACFSLSLLSNSVNHGWSSGVARDAVLELLGFLVEGSVEIVNQCFMKAARFGSTELVSILLQIAQARGLHVNVNFALFAASEYSHINTMECLVTEGHATYFFGPLMTAARSGCMPVVQWFVKRGCTEMELCYALTAATSNNQVAIISYLLQCIPQQMLNLFSFEILKSVGEERPDSFEGVNFLLSSDFLRDPIATYAFANRLATSNEEAITPELKVFLLEHWSAEAFVEGMRAGEVHYVNLMRILRRGKSEICLRELPPPLVIVIAYLPLYRECLASSGSLLPQRLRGELMVAARRLSNWAVDEMSEKRELLEILQQHMPCF; this is encoded by the exons ATGCTagagaaaggagaggaaagAAATATAGTTTTCTTGAGGAAATCATTCTTGAGCAAAGACCATCGTTGTTCTATCAATTGCACCCGTTGGGGAAAAAGCCTTTTGTCAAGGAAATCGCCCATGGCAGAGGAATTTGACAATTCTTCGAATGATGAGGAATTTCAGAGAGGGAAGCGTAGGAAGCTGGGGGGGGTATACGGGAGGTTTCAAAGGGCATTGCAGTCTCATGATTGGGATCTTGCTGAGAGCTTGATTTTGTCAATTGATCTACAATACCGTAACATTGGGCTTTGTATGGCAGTAAGTACTATTTGGTTTCTATACACTCAACAAGATTTGGCTAAAGCTACTCAGTTGATAAAAAGGATCGTCTCAAATGGAGCGCATGATTTCACAAAGGTGACTTGTCAGACATCTTTTCTTGCATCGTGCGTTTTGGCTACCCTAAATTGCATGATGAACTTTTCAGATACCAAAACCGGCATGATTGAGAG GGTGAAAGAACACCTCCAAGCATATGAAGGTGCTGTGCCTATGAAGGCCAAGTGGAGTGTCAATCTTGAAAAATTCATTTCTTGGGCATTTTATCTGATCGAATTCCATAGGCGCAATCAAGGAAATAGGGACAAAGATATCCAATCAATCTTCGAAACCCAGCTACAATTGTCAGCATTTAAGACTTTTTTGAATATTGCTAGAGAAAACATTATGGGACAGAACTTTGGTCTGGCCTTTGATGCAGCCTGCTTTTCACTCTCTCTCTTGTCCAACTCAGTTAACCATGGCTGGTCATCTGGAGTAGCAAGAGATGCAGTACTGGAGTTACTAGGTTTCTTGGTGGAGGGGAGTGTGGAAATTGTCAACCAATGCTTTATGAAAGCTGCTCGATTTGGGAGCACAGAACTTGTAAGCATTTTATTGCAG ATAGCTCAAGCTAGaggtttgcatgtgaatgtcaATTTTGCCCTTTTTGCTGCCTCTGAATACTCTCACATCAACACCATGGAGTGTCTCGTCACAGAGGGGCATGCAACGTACTTCTTCGGGCCCCTGATGACAGCTGCCAGGAGTGGTTGCATGCCAGTTGTCCAGTGGTTTGTCAAGCGAGGATGTACTGAGATGGAGCTCTGTTATGCCCTCACTGCTGCCACTTCAAACAACCAAGTTGCCATCATCAGCTACCTCCTCCAATGCATCCCCCAACAGATGCTCAACCTTTTCAGCTTTGAGATCCTGAAGTCTGTGGGGGAGGAGAGGCCTGACTCCTTCGAAGGTGTTAACTTTCTTCTTAGTTCTGATTTTCTCAGAGACCCTATTGCAACGTATGCATTTGCCAACAGACTTGCAACATCAAATGAGGAGGCCATCACACCTGAGCTGAAGGTTTTTTTACTTGAACATTGGTCCGCGGAGGCATTTGTTGAGGGAATGAGAGCTGGAGAGGTCCATTATGTGAACTTGATGAGGATTCTCAGGAGAGGCAAGTCGGAGATTTGTCTGAGAGAGTTGCCGCCACCACTGGTAATTGTTATAGCATACCTGCCATTGTACAGGGAGTGTTTGGCATCCAGTGGGTCATTGCTACCTCAGAGGCTGAGGGGGGAGCTCATGGTGGCGGCGAGGAGGCTTAGCAATTGGGCAGTGGATGAAATGAGCGAGAAGAGAGAGCTTTTAGAGATCTTGCAGCAGCACATGCCATGTTTCTGA
- the LOC103706081 gene encoding ankyrin repeat protein SKIP35-like isoform X4, giving the protein MKAKWSVNLEKFISWAFYLIEFHRRNQGNRDKDIQSIFETQLQLSAFKTFLNIARENIMGQNFGLAFDAACFSLSLLSNSVNHGWSSGVARDAVLELLGFLVEGSVEIVNQCFMKAARFGSTELVSILLQIAQARGLHVNVNFALFAASEYSHINTMECLVTEGHATYFFGPLMTAARSGCMPVVQWFVKRGCTEMELCYALTAATSNNQVAIISYLLQCIPQQMLNLFSFEILKSVGEERPDSFEGVNFLLSSDFLRDPIATYAFANRLATSNEEAITPELKVFLLEHWSAEAFVEGMRAGEVHYVNLMRILRRGKSEICLRELPPPLVIVIAYLPLYRECLASSGSLLPQRLRGELMVAARRLSNWAVDEMSEKRELLEILQQHMPCF; this is encoded by the exons ATGAAGGCCAAGTGGAGTGTCAATCTTGAAAAATTCATTTCTTGGGCATTTTATCTGATCGAATTCCATAGGCGCAATCAAGGAAATAGGGACAAAGATATCCAATCAATCTTCGAAACCCAGCTACAATTGTCAGCATTTAAGACTTTTTTGAATATTGCTAGAGAAAACATTATGGGACAGAACTTTGGTCTGGCCTTTGATGCAGCCTGCTTTTCACTCTCTCTCTTGTCCAACTCAGTTAACCATGGCTGGTCATCTGGAGTAGCAAGAGATGCAGTACTGGAGTTACTAGGTTTCTTGGTGGAGGGGAGTGTGGAAATTGTCAACCAATGCTTTATGAAAGCTGCTCGATTTGGGAGCACAGAACTTGTAAGCATTTTATTGCAG ATAGCTCAAGCTAGaggtttgcatgtgaatgtcaATTTTGCCCTTTTTGCTGCCTCTGAATACTCTCACATCAACACCATGGAGTGTCTCGTCACAGAGGGGCATGCAACGTACTTCTTCGGGCCCCTGATGACAGCTGCCAGGAGTGGTTGCATGCCAGTTGTCCAGTGGTTTGTCAAGCGAGGATGTACTGAGATGGAGCTCTGTTATGCCCTCACTGCTGCCACTTCAAACAACCAAGTTGCCATCATCAGCTACCTCCTCCAATGCATCCCCCAACAGATGCTCAACCTTTTCAGCTTTGAGATCCTGAAGTCTGTGGGGGAGGAGAGGCCTGACTCCTTCGAAGGTGTTAACTTTCTTCTTAGTTCTGATTTTCTCAGAGACCCTATTGCAACGTATGCATTTGCCAACAGACTTGCAACATCAAATGAGGAGGCCATCACACCTGAGCTGAAGGTTTTTTTACTTGAACATTGGTCCGCGGAGGCATTTGTTGAGGGAATGAGAGCTGGAGAGGTCCATTATGTGAACTTGATGAGGATTCTCAGGAGAGGCAAGTCGGAGATTTGTCTGAGAGAGTTGCCGCCACCACTGGTAATTGTTATAGCATACCTGCCATTGTACAGGGAGTGTTTGGCATCCAGTGGGTCATTGCTACCTCAGAGGCTGAGGGGGGAGCTCATGGTGGCGGCGAGGAGGCTTAGCAATTGGGCAGTGGATGAAATGAGCGAGAAGAGAGAGCTTTTAGAGATCTTGCAGCAGCACATGCCATGTTTCTGA